In Bos indicus isolate NIAB-ARS_2022 breed Sahiwal x Tharparkar chromosome 19, NIAB-ARS_B.indTharparkar_mat_pri_1.0, whole genome shotgun sequence, the following proteins share a genomic window:
- the CAMTA2 gene encoding calmodulin-binding transcription activator 2 isoform X6, whose translation MNTKDTTEVAENSHHLKIFLPKKLLECLPRCPLLPPERLRWNTNEEIASYLITFEKHDEWLSCAPKTRPQNGSIILYNRKKVKYRKDGYLWKKRKDGKTTREDHMKLKVQGMENPDIVLVHYLNVPALEDCGKGCSPIFCSISSDRREWLKWSREELLGQLKPMFHGIKWSCGNGTEEFSVEQLVQQILDTHPTKPAPRTHACLCSGGLGSGSLTHKCSSTKHRIISPKVEPRALTLTSVPHPHPPEPPPLIAPLPPELPKAHTSPSSSSSSSSSSGFAEPLEIRPSPPTSRGGSSRGGTAILLLTGLEQRAGGLTPTRHLAPQADPRPPMSLAVVVGSEPSAPPAPPSPAFDPDRFLNSPQRGQTYGGGQGVSPDFPEAEAAHTPCPALEPAAALEPQVATRGLPPQSGAGGRRGNCFFIQDDDSGEELKAQGAAPPVPSPPPSPPPSPAPLEPSGRVGRGEALFGGAGGGSELEPFSLSSFPDLMGELISDEAPSGPAPTPQLSPALSTITDFSPEWSYPEGGVKVLITGPWTEAAEHYSCVFDHIAVPASLVQPGVLRCYCPAHEVGLVSLQVAGREGPLSASVLFEYRARRFLSLPSTQLDWLSLDDNQFRMSILERLEQMEKRMAEIAAAGQAPCQAPDTPPIQDEGQGPGFEARVVVLVENMIPRSTWRGPERLAHGSPFRGMSLLHLAAAQGYARLIETLSQWRSVETGSLDLEQEVDPLNVDHFSCTPLMWACALGHLEAAVLLFRWNRQALSIPDSLGRLPLSVAHSRGHVRLARCLEELQRQEASSEPPPALSPPSSSPDTGLSSVSSPSELSDGTFSVTSAYSSAPDGSPPPVPLPASEMTMEMVPGQLSSGAPEAPLFLMDYEATNPRGPPPSPPPLPPALDGGAAPEEADSPPAVDVIPVDMISLAKQIIEATPERIKREDFVGLSEAGATIRERTGAVGLSETMSWLASYLENVDHFPSSAPPSELPFERGRLAVPPAPSWAEFLSASASGKMESDFALLTLSDHEQRELYEAARVIQTAFRKYKGRRLKEQQEVAAAVIQRCYRKYKQFALYKKMTQAAILIQSKFRSYYEQKRFQQSRRAAVLIQQRYRSYRRRPPGTLPARNKGSFLTKKQDQAARKIMRFLRRCRHRMRELKQNQELEGLPQPGLAT comes from the exons ATGAATACCAAGGACACCACCGAGGTTGCTG AGAACAGCCACCACCTGAAGATATTTCTCCCCAAGAAGCTGCTGGAGTGTCTTCCTCGCTGCCCACTGCTGCCTCCAGAGCGGCTCCGGTGGAATACAAATGAG gagattgcATCCTACTTGATCACCTTTGAGAAGCATGACGAGTGGCTATCCTGTGCCCCCAAGACAAG GCCTCAGAATGGCTCCATTATCCTCTACAACCGCAAGAAGGTGAAATACCGGAAGGATGGTTACCTCTGGAAGAAGCGGAAGGATGGGAAGACCACCCGAGAGGACCAcatgaagctgaaggtccagggCATGGAG AACCCTGACATCGTGCTTGTGCACTACCTGAACGTCCCAGCCCTGGAGGACTGTGGAAAGGGCTGCAGCCCCATCTTTTGTTCCATCAGCAGCGACCGCCGAGAGTGGCTAAAGTGGTCCCGGGAGGAGCTCTTGGGACAGCTGAAGCCCATGT TTCATGGCATCAAATGGAGCTGTGGAAATGGGACAGAGGAGTTCTCCGTAGAGCAGCTGGTGCAGCAGATCCTAGACACCCACCCGACCAAGCCTGCACCCCGAACCCACGCCTGTCTCTGCAGTGGGGGCCTTG GTTCTGGGAGCCTTACCCACAAATGCAGCAGCACGAAACACCGTATCATCTCTCCCAAAGTGGAACCCCGAGCTTTAACCCTGacctctgtcccccacccccatccccctgaGCCACCTCCACTGATAGCCCCGCTTCCCCCAGAGCTCCCCAAGGCACATACCTCcccatcttcctcttcctcttcctcctcttcctccggCTTTGCAGAACCCCTAGAGATCAGACCGAGCCCTCCAACCTCCCGAGGGGGTTCTTCCAGAGGAGGCACCGCCATCCTCCTCCTGACAGGACTGGAGCAGCGAGCCGGGGGCTTGACACCCACCAGGCATTTGGCTCCACAGGCCGATCCGAGGCCTCCCATGAGCCTGGCTGTGGTTGTGGGCTCTGAGCCCTCGGCCCCACCAGCCCCTCCGAGCCCTGCCTTTGATCCTGATCGTTTTCTCAACAGCCCACAGAGGGGCCAGACATATGGAGGGGGCCAGGGGGTGAGCCCAGACTTCCCTGAGGCCGAGGCCGCCCATACCCCCTGTCCAGCACTCGAGCCTGCTGCTGCCCTGGAGCCCCAGGTGGCCACTCGGGGTCTCCCTCCACAGTCTGGAGCAGGCGGGAGAAGGGGAAACTGCTTCTTCATTCAGGATGATGACAGTGGAGAGGAGCTCAAGGCCCAGGGGGCTGCCCCACCTGTACCTTCACCCCCTCcttcacccccaccctcacctgccCCTTTGGAGCCATCGGGCAGAGTAGGAAGAGGGGAGGCCTTGTTTGGAGGAGCTGGGGGGGGCAGCGAACTGGAGCCCTTCAGTCTCTCATCATTCCCGGACCTCATGGGAGAACTCATCAGTGACGAAGCTCCAAgtggccctgcccccaccccccagctctcTCCTGCTCTCAGCACCATCACAGACTTCTCCCCAGAGTGGTCCTACCCAGAG GGTGGGGTCAAGGTGCTCATCACAGGACCTTGGACAGAGGCCGCTGAGCATTACTCCTGTGTCTTTGATCACATCGCCGTGCCAGCCTCACTCGTCCAGCCTGGTGTCTTACGCTGCTACTGTCCCG CCCATGAAGTTGGGCTGGTGTCTCTGCAGGTGGCAGGGCGTGAGGGGCCCCTTTCTGCATCTGTGCTCTTTGAGTATCGAGCCCGCCGATTCCTGTCACTGCCTAGTACTCAGCTTGACTGGCTGTCACTAGACG ACAACCAGTTCCGGATGTCCATCCTGGAGCGACTGGAGCAGATGGAGAAGCGGATGGCAGAGATCGCAGCAGCTGGGCAggccccctgccaggctcctgacACCCCTCCAATTCAG GATGAAGGCCAGGGTCCTGGGTTCGAGGCCCGGGTGGTGGTCCTGGTAGAGAACATGATCCCACGCTCCACCTGGAGGGGTCCTGAGCGTCTGGCCCATGGAAGCCCTTTCCGGGGCATGAGCCTTCTGCACCTGGCTGCTGCCCAGGGCTATGCCCGCCTCATCGAGACCCTGAGCCAGTGGCG GAGTGTGGAGACAGGAAGCCTGGACTTGGAGCAAGAGGTTGACCCACTCAATGTGGACCACTTCTCTTGCACCCCTCTG aTGTGGGCTTGTGCCCTGGGCCATCTGGAGGCTGCTGTGCTCCTCTTCCGTTGGAACAGACAGGCGCTGAGCATTCCTGACTCTCTGGGCCGCCTGCCCCTATCCGTGGCTCATTCCCGGGGTCATGTGCGCCTCGCCCGCTGCCTGGAGGAACTGCAAAGACAGGAAGCTTCTTCTGAGCCCCCACCTGCCCTGTCTCCACCCTCCTCCAGCCCCGACACTG GCCTGAGCAGTGTCTCCTCACCTTCAGAGCTCTCGGATGGCACTTTCTCCGTCACATCGGCCTATTCTAGCGCCCCAGATGGGAGTCCTCCCCCTGTTCCTCTGCCAGCCTCTGAGATGACTATGGAGATGGTCCCAGGCCAGCTCTCCTCTGGTGCCCCAGAGGCCCCCCTATTCCTCATGGACTATGAAGCCACCAACCCGAGAGGGCCCCCACCCTCGCCGCCTCCTCTCCCACCAGCCCTGGATGGCGGGGCTGCTCCTGAGGAAGCCGATAGTccaccagctgtggatgtgatccCG GTTGACATGATCTCACTGGCCAAGCAGATCATTGAAGCCACACCAGAGCGGATTAAACGAGAGGACTTCGTTGGGCTGTCTGAGGCTGGAGCCACAATACGGGAGAGGACGGGAGCGGTGGGGCTCAGTGAGACCATGTCCTGGCTGGCCAGCTACCTGGAGAACGTGGACCATTTCCCCAGCTCAGCCCCTCCAAG CGAGCTGCCATTTGAGCGGGGTCGCCTGGCTGTCCCTCCAGCACCTTCCTGGGCAGAGTTTCTCTCCGCATCTGCCAGTGGCAAGATGGAGAGTGACTTTGCCCTGCTGACCCTGTCGGATCATGAGCAGCGGGAACTGTATGAGGCAGCCCGAGTCATCCAGACAGCCTTCCGGAAATACAAG GGCCGGCGGCTGAAGGAACAGCAGGAGGTAGCTGCTGCTGTGATCCAGCGCTGTTACCGGAAGTACAAACAG ttTGCACTCTATAAGAAGATGACCCAGGCGGCCATCCTGATCCAGAGCAAGTTCCGAAGCTACTACGAACAGAAGCGATTTCAGCAGAGCCGCCGAGCGGCAGTCCTCATCCAGCAGCGCTACCGCTCCTACCGCCGCCGGCCCCCGGGGACCCTGCCTGCCCGCAACAA AGGCTCCTTTCTCACCAAGAAGCAGGACCAGGCAGCCCGGAAGATCATGCGATTCCTGCGGCGCTGCCGACACAG gatgagggaactgaagcagAACCAGGAGCTGGAAGGGCTTCCCCAACCCGGGCTGGCCACCTGA
- the CAMTA2 gene encoding calmodulin-binding transcription activator 2 isoform X2, which produces MNTKDTTEVAENSHHLKIFLPKKLLECLPRCPLLPPERLRWNTNEEIASYLITFEKHDEWLSCAPKTRPQNGSIILYNRKKVKYRKDGYLWKKRKDGKTTREDHMKLKVQGMECLYGCYVHSSIVPTFHRRCYWLLQNPDIVLVHYLNVPALEDCGKGCSPIFCSISSDRREWLKWSREELLGQLKPMFHGIKWSCGNGTEEFSVEQLVQQILDTHPTKPAPRTHACLCSGGLGSGSLTHKCSSTKHRIISPKVEPRALTLTSVPHPHPPEPPPLIAPLPPELPKAHTSPSSSSSSSSSSGFAEPLEIRPSPPTSRGGSSRGGTAILLLTGLEQRAGGLTPTRHLAPQADPRPPMSLAVVVGSEPSAPPAPPSPAFDPDRFLNSPQRGQTYGGGQGVSPDFPEAEAAHTPCPALEPAAALEPQVATRGLPPQSGAGGRRGNCFFIQDDDSGEELKAQGAAPPVPSPPPSPPPSPAPLEPSGRVGRGEALFGGAGGGSELEPFSLSSFPDLMGELISDEAPSGPAPTPQLSPALSTITDFSPEWSYPEGGVKVLITGPWTEAAEHYSCVFDHIAVPASLVQPGVLRCYCPAHEVGLVSLQVAGREGPLSASVLFEYRARRFLSLPSTQLDWLSLDDNQFRMSILERLEQMEKRMAEIAAAGQAPCQAPDTPPIQDEGQGPGFEARVVVLVENMIPRSTWRGPERLAHGSPFRGMSLLHLAAAQGYARLIETLSQWRSVETGSLDLEQEVDPLNVDHFSCTPLMWACALGHLEAAVLLFRWNRQALSIPDSLGRLPLSVAHSRGHVRLARCLEELQRQEASSEPPPALSPPSSSPDTGLSSVSSPSELSDGTFSVTSAYSSAPDGSPPPVPLPASEMTMEMVPGQLSSGAPEAPLFLMDYEATNPRGPPPSPPPLPPALDGGAAPEEADSPPAVDVIPVDMISLAKQIIEATPERIKREDFVGLSEAGATIRERTGAVGLSETMSWLASYLENVDHFPSSAPPSELPFERGRLAVPPAPSWAEFLSASASGKMESDFALLTLSDHEQRELYEAARVIQTAFRKYKGRRLKEQQEVAAAVIQRCYRKYKQLTWIALKFALYKKMTQAAILIQSKFRSYYEQKRFQQSRRAAVLIQQRYRSYRRRPPGTLPARNKGSFLTKKQDQAARKIMRFLRRCRHRMRELKQNQELEGLPQPGLAT; this is translated from the exons ATGAATACCAAGGACACCACCGAGGTTGCTG AGAACAGCCACCACCTGAAGATATTTCTCCCCAAGAAGCTGCTGGAGTGTCTTCCTCGCTGCCCACTGCTGCCTCCAGAGCGGCTCCGGTGGAATACAAATGAG gagattgcATCCTACTTGATCACCTTTGAGAAGCATGACGAGTGGCTATCCTGTGCCCCCAAGACAAG GCCTCAGAATGGCTCCATTATCCTCTACAACCGCAAGAAGGTGAAATACCGGAAGGATGGTTACCTCTGGAAGAAGCGGAAGGATGGGAAGACCACCCGAGAGGACCAcatgaagctgaaggtccagggCATGGAG TGTCTCTATGGCTGCTACGTTCACTCTTCCATCGTCCCCACATTCCATCGGCGCTGCTACTGGCTGCTCCAG AACCCTGACATCGTGCTTGTGCACTACCTGAACGTCCCAGCCCTGGAGGACTGTGGAAAGGGCTGCAGCCCCATCTTTTGTTCCATCAGCAGCGACCGCCGAGAGTGGCTAAAGTGGTCCCGGGAGGAGCTCTTGGGACAGCTGAAGCCCATGT TTCATGGCATCAAATGGAGCTGTGGAAATGGGACAGAGGAGTTCTCCGTAGAGCAGCTGGTGCAGCAGATCCTAGACACCCACCCGACCAAGCCTGCACCCCGAACCCACGCCTGTCTCTGCAGTGGGGGCCTTG GTTCTGGGAGCCTTACCCACAAATGCAGCAGCACGAAACACCGTATCATCTCTCCCAAAGTGGAACCCCGAGCTTTAACCCTGacctctgtcccccacccccatccccctgaGCCACCTCCACTGATAGCCCCGCTTCCCCCAGAGCTCCCCAAGGCACATACCTCcccatcttcctcttcctcttcctcctcttcctccggCTTTGCAGAACCCCTAGAGATCAGACCGAGCCCTCCAACCTCCCGAGGGGGTTCTTCCAGAGGAGGCACCGCCATCCTCCTCCTGACAGGACTGGAGCAGCGAGCCGGGGGCTTGACACCCACCAGGCATTTGGCTCCACAGGCCGATCCGAGGCCTCCCATGAGCCTGGCTGTGGTTGTGGGCTCTGAGCCCTCGGCCCCACCAGCCCCTCCGAGCCCTGCCTTTGATCCTGATCGTTTTCTCAACAGCCCACAGAGGGGCCAGACATATGGAGGGGGCCAGGGGGTGAGCCCAGACTTCCCTGAGGCCGAGGCCGCCCATACCCCCTGTCCAGCACTCGAGCCTGCTGCTGCCCTGGAGCCCCAGGTGGCCACTCGGGGTCTCCCTCCACAGTCTGGAGCAGGCGGGAGAAGGGGAAACTGCTTCTTCATTCAGGATGATGACAGTGGAGAGGAGCTCAAGGCCCAGGGGGCTGCCCCACCTGTACCTTCACCCCCTCcttcacccccaccctcacctgccCCTTTGGAGCCATCGGGCAGAGTAGGAAGAGGGGAGGCCTTGTTTGGAGGAGCTGGGGGGGGCAGCGAACTGGAGCCCTTCAGTCTCTCATCATTCCCGGACCTCATGGGAGAACTCATCAGTGACGAAGCTCCAAgtggccctgcccccaccccccagctctcTCCTGCTCTCAGCACCATCACAGACTTCTCCCCAGAGTGGTCCTACCCAGAG GGTGGGGTCAAGGTGCTCATCACAGGACCTTGGACAGAGGCCGCTGAGCATTACTCCTGTGTCTTTGATCACATCGCCGTGCCAGCCTCACTCGTCCAGCCTGGTGTCTTACGCTGCTACTGTCCCG CCCATGAAGTTGGGCTGGTGTCTCTGCAGGTGGCAGGGCGTGAGGGGCCCCTTTCTGCATCTGTGCTCTTTGAGTATCGAGCCCGCCGATTCCTGTCACTGCCTAGTACTCAGCTTGACTGGCTGTCACTAGACG ACAACCAGTTCCGGATGTCCATCCTGGAGCGACTGGAGCAGATGGAGAAGCGGATGGCAGAGATCGCAGCAGCTGGGCAggccccctgccaggctcctgacACCCCTCCAATTCAG GATGAAGGCCAGGGTCCTGGGTTCGAGGCCCGGGTGGTGGTCCTGGTAGAGAACATGATCCCACGCTCCACCTGGAGGGGTCCTGAGCGTCTGGCCCATGGAAGCCCTTTCCGGGGCATGAGCCTTCTGCACCTGGCTGCTGCCCAGGGCTATGCCCGCCTCATCGAGACCCTGAGCCAGTGGCG GAGTGTGGAGACAGGAAGCCTGGACTTGGAGCAAGAGGTTGACCCACTCAATGTGGACCACTTCTCTTGCACCCCTCTG aTGTGGGCTTGTGCCCTGGGCCATCTGGAGGCTGCTGTGCTCCTCTTCCGTTGGAACAGACAGGCGCTGAGCATTCCTGACTCTCTGGGCCGCCTGCCCCTATCCGTGGCTCATTCCCGGGGTCATGTGCGCCTCGCCCGCTGCCTGGAGGAACTGCAAAGACAGGAAGCTTCTTCTGAGCCCCCACCTGCCCTGTCTCCACCCTCCTCCAGCCCCGACACTG GCCTGAGCAGTGTCTCCTCACCTTCAGAGCTCTCGGATGGCACTTTCTCCGTCACATCGGCCTATTCTAGCGCCCCAGATGGGAGTCCTCCCCCTGTTCCTCTGCCAGCCTCTGAGATGACTATGGAGATGGTCCCAGGCCAGCTCTCCTCTGGTGCCCCAGAGGCCCCCCTATTCCTCATGGACTATGAAGCCACCAACCCGAGAGGGCCCCCACCCTCGCCGCCTCCTCTCCCACCAGCCCTGGATGGCGGGGCTGCTCCTGAGGAAGCCGATAGTccaccagctgtggatgtgatccCG GTTGACATGATCTCACTGGCCAAGCAGATCATTGAAGCCACACCAGAGCGGATTAAACGAGAGGACTTCGTTGGGCTGTCTGAGGCTGGAGCCACAATACGGGAGAGGACGGGAGCGGTGGGGCTCAGTGAGACCATGTCCTGGCTGGCCAGCTACCTGGAGAACGTGGACCATTTCCCCAGCTCAGCCCCTCCAAG CGAGCTGCCATTTGAGCGGGGTCGCCTGGCTGTCCCTCCAGCACCTTCCTGGGCAGAGTTTCTCTCCGCATCTGCCAGTGGCAAGATGGAGAGTGACTTTGCCCTGCTGACCCTGTCGGATCATGAGCAGCGGGAACTGTATGAGGCAGCCCGAGTCATCCAGACAGCCTTCCGGAAATACAAG GGCCGGCGGCTGAAGGAACAGCAGGAGGTAGCTGCTGCTGTGATCCAGCGCTGTTACCGGAAGTACAAACAG CTGACCTGGATTGCACTTAAG ttTGCACTCTATAAGAAGATGACCCAGGCGGCCATCCTGATCCAGAGCAAGTTCCGAAGCTACTACGAACAGAAGCGATTTCAGCAGAGCCGCCGAGCGGCAGTCCTCATCCAGCAGCGCTACCGCTCCTACCGCCGCCGGCCCCCGGGGACCCTGCCTGCCCGCAACAA AGGCTCCTTTCTCACCAAGAAGCAGGACCAGGCAGCCCGGAAGATCATGCGATTCCTGCGGCGCTGCCGACACAG gatgagggaactgaagcagAACCAGGAGCTGGAAGGGCTTCCCCAACCCGGGCTGGCCACCTGA
- the CAMTA2 gene encoding calmodulin-binding transcription activator 2 isoform X4, producing MNTKDTTEVAENSHHLKIFLPKKLLECLPRCPLLPPERLRWNTNEEIASYLITFEKHDEWLSCAPKTRPQNGSIILYNRKKVKYRKDGYLWKKRKDGKTTREDHMKLKVQGMECLYGCYVHSSIVPTFHRRCYWLLQNPDIVLVHYLNVPALEDCGKGCSPIFCSISSDRREWLKWSREELLGQLKPMFHGIKWSCGNGTEEFSVEQLVQQILDTHPTKPAPRTHACLCSGGLGSGSLTHKCSSTKHRIISPKVEPRALTLTSVPHPHPPEPPPLIAPLPPELPKAHTSPSSSSSSSSSSGFAEPLEIRPSPPTSRGGSSRGGTAILLLTGLEQRAGGLTPTRHLAPQADPRPPMSLAVVVGSEPSAPPAPPSPAFDPDRFLNSPQRGQTYGGGQGVSPDFPEAEAAHTPCPALEPAAALEPQVATRGLPPQSGAGGRRGNCFFIQDDDSGEELKAQGAAPPVPSPPPSPPPSPAPLEPSGRVGRGEALFGGAGGGSELEPFSLSSFPDLMGELISDEAPSGPAPTPQLSPALSTITDFSPEWSYPEGGVKVLITGPWTEAAEHYSCVFDHIAVPASLVQPGVLRCYCPAHEVGLVSLQVAGREGPLSASVLFEYRARRFLSLPSTQLDWLSLDDNQFRMSILERLEQMEKRMAEIAAAGQAPCQAPDTPPIQDEGQGPGFEARVVVLVENMIPRSTWRGPERLAHGSPFRGMSLLHLAAAQGYARLIETLSQWRSVETGSLDLEQEVDPLNVDHFSCTPLMWACALGHLEAAVLLFRWNRQALSIPDSLGRLPLSVAHSRGHVRLARCLEELQRQEASSEPPPALSPPSSSPDTGLSSVSSPSELSDGTFSVTSAYSSAPDGSPPPVPLPASEMTMEMVPGQLSSGAPEAPLFLMDYEATNPRGPPPSPPPLPPALDGGAAPEEADSPPAVDVIPVDMISLAKQIIEATPERIKREDFVGLSEAGATIRERTGAVGLSETMSWLASYLENVDHFPSSAPPSELPFERGRLAVPPAPSWAEFLSASASGKMESDFALLTLSDHEQRELYEAARVIQTAFRKYKGRRLKEQQEVAAAVIQRCYRKYKQFALYKKMTQAAILIQSKFRSYYEQKRFQQSRRAAVLIQQRYRSYRRRPPGTLPARNKGSFLTKKQDQAARKIMRFLRRCRHRMRELKQNQELEGLPQPGLAT from the exons ATGAATACCAAGGACACCACCGAGGTTGCTG AGAACAGCCACCACCTGAAGATATTTCTCCCCAAGAAGCTGCTGGAGTGTCTTCCTCGCTGCCCACTGCTGCCTCCAGAGCGGCTCCGGTGGAATACAAATGAG gagattgcATCCTACTTGATCACCTTTGAGAAGCATGACGAGTGGCTATCCTGTGCCCCCAAGACAAG GCCTCAGAATGGCTCCATTATCCTCTACAACCGCAAGAAGGTGAAATACCGGAAGGATGGTTACCTCTGGAAGAAGCGGAAGGATGGGAAGACCACCCGAGAGGACCAcatgaagctgaaggtccagggCATGGAG TGTCTCTATGGCTGCTACGTTCACTCTTCCATCGTCCCCACATTCCATCGGCGCTGCTACTGGCTGCTCCAG AACCCTGACATCGTGCTTGTGCACTACCTGAACGTCCCAGCCCTGGAGGACTGTGGAAAGGGCTGCAGCCCCATCTTTTGTTCCATCAGCAGCGACCGCCGAGAGTGGCTAAAGTGGTCCCGGGAGGAGCTCTTGGGACAGCTGAAGCCCATGT TTCATGGCATCAAATGGAGCTGTGGAAATGGGACAGAGGAGTTCTCCGTAGAGCAGCTGGTGCAGCAGATCCTAGACACCCACCCGACCAAGCCTGCACCCCGAACCCACGCCTGTCTCTGCAGTGGGGGCCTTG GTTCTGGGAGCCTTACCCACAAATGCAGCAGCACGAAACACCGTATCATCTCTCCCAAAGTGGAACCCCGAGCTTTAACCCTGacctctgtcccccacccccatccccctgaGCCACCTCCACTGATAGCCCCGCTTCCCCCAGAGCTCCCCAAGGCACATACCTCcccatcttcctcttcctcttcctcctcttcctccggCTTTGCAGAACCCCTAGAGATCAGACCGAGCCCTCCAACCTCCCGAGGGGGTTCTTCCAGAGGAGGCACCGCCATCCTCCTCCTGACAGGACTGGAGCAGCGAGCCGGGGGCTTGACACCCACCAGGCATTTGGCTCCACAGGCCGATCCGAGGCCTCCCATGAGCCTGGCTGTGGTTGTGGGCTCTGAGCCCTCGGCCCCACCAGCCCCTCCGAGCCCTGCCTTTGATCCTGATCGTTTTCTCAACAGCCCACAGAGGGGCCAGACATATGGAGGGGGCCAGGGGGTGAGCCCAGACTTCCCTGAGGCCGAGGCCGCCCATACCCCCTGTCCAGCACTCGAGCCTGCTGCTGCCCTGGAGCCCCAGGTGGCCACTCGGGGTCTCCCTCCACAGTCTGGAGCAGGCGGGAGAAGGGGAAACTGCTTCTTCATTCAGGATGATGACAGTGGAGAGGAGCTCAAGGCCCAGGGGGCTGCCCCACCTGTACCTTCACCCCCTCcttcacccccaccctcacctgccCCTTTGGAGCCATCGGGCAGAGTAGGAAGAGGGGAGGCCTTGTTTGGAGGAGCTGGGGGGGGCAGCGAACTGGAGCCCTTCAGTCTCTCATCATTCCCGGACCTCATGGGAGAACTCATCAGTGACGAAGCTCCAAgtggccctgcccccaccccccagctctcTCCTGCTCTCAGCACCATCACAGACTTCTCCCCAGAGTGGTCCTACCCAGAG GGTGGGGTCAAGGTGCTCATCACAGGACCTTGGACAGAGGCCGCTGAGCATTACTCCTGTGTCTTTGATCACATCGCCGTGCCAGCCTCACTCGTCCAGCCTGGTGTCTTACGCTGCTACTGTCCCG CCCATGAAGTTGGGCTGGTGTCTCTGCAGGTGGCAGGGCGTGAGGGGCCCCTTTCTGCATCTGTGCTCTTTGAGTATCGAGCCCGCCGATTCCTGTCACTGCCTAGTACTCAGCTTGACTGGCTGTCACTAGACG ACAACCAGTTCCGGATGTCCATCCTGGAGCGACTGGAGCAGATGGAGAAGCGGATGGCAGAGATCGCAGCAGCTGGGCAggccccctgccaggctcctgacACCCCTCCAATTCAG GATGAAGGCCAGGGTCCTGGGTTCGAGGCCCGGGTGGTGGTCCTGGTAGAGAACATGATCCCACGCTCCACCTGGAGGGGTCCTGAGCGTCTGGCCCATGGAAGCCCTTTCCGGGGCATGAGCCTTCTGCACCTGGCTGCTGCCCAGGGCTATGCCCGCCTCATCGAGACCCTGAGCCAGTGGCG GAGTGTGGAGACAGGAAGCCTGGACTTGGAGCAAGAGGTTGACCCACTCAATGTGGACCACTTCTCTTGCACCCCTCTG aTGTGGGCTTGTGCCCTGGGCCATCTGGAGGCTGCTGTGCTCCTCTTCCGTTGGAACAGACAGGCGCTGAGCATTCCTGACTCTCTGGGCCGCCTGCCCCTATCCGTGGCTCATTCCCGGGGTCATGTGCGCCTCGCCCGCTGCCTGGAGGAACTGCAAAGACAGGAAGCTTCTTCTGAGCCCCCACCTGCCCTGTCTCCACCCTCCTCCAGCCCCGACACTG GCCTGAGCAGTGTCTCCTCACCTTCAGAGCTCTCGGATGGCACTTTCTCCGTCACATCGGCCTATTCTAGCGCCCCAGATGGGAGTCCTCCCCCTGTTCCTCTGCCAGCCTCTGAGATGACTATGGAGATGGTCCCAGGCCAGCTCTCCTCTGGTGCCCCAGAGGCCCCCCTATTCCTCATGGACTATGAAGCCACCAACCCGAGAGGGCCCCCACCCTCGCCGCCTCCTCTCCCACCAGCCCTGGATGGCGGGGCTGCTCCTGAGGAAGCCGATAGTccaccagctgtggatgtgatccCG GTTGACATGATCTCACTGGCCAAGCAGATCATTGAAGCCACACCAGAGCGGATTAAACGAGAGGACTTCGTTGGGCTGTCTGAGGCTGGAGCCACAATACGGGAGAGGACGGGAGCGGTGGGGCTCAGTGAGACCATGTCCTGGCTGGCCAGCTACCTGGAGAACGTGGACCATTTCCCCAGCTCAGCCCCTCCAAG CGAGCTGCCATTTGAGCGGGGTCGCCTGGCTGTCCCTCCAGCACCTTCCTGGGCAGAGTTTCTCTCCGCATCTGCCAGTGGCAAGATGGAGAGTGACTTTGCCCTGCTGACCCTGTCGGATCATGAGCAGCGGGAACTGTATGAGGCAGCCCGAGTCATCCAGACAGCCTTCCGGAAATACAAG GGCCGGCGGCTGAAGGAACAGCAGGAGGTAGCTGCTGCTGTGATCCAGCGCTGTTACCGGAAGTACAAACAG ttTGCACTCTATAAGAAGATGACCCAGGCGGCCATCCTGATCCAGAGCAAGTTCCGAAGCTACTACGAACAGAAGCGATTTCAGCAGAGCCGCCGAGCGGCAGTCCTCATCCAGCAGCGCTACCGCTCCTACCGCCGCCGGCCCCCGGGGACCCTGCCTGCCCGCAACAA AGGCTCCTTTCTCACCAAGAAGCAGGACCAGGCAGCCCGGAAGATCATGCGATTCCTGCGGCGCTGCCGACACAG gatgagggaactgaagcagAACCAGGAGCTGGAAGGGCTTCCCCAACCCGGGCTGGCCACCTGA